The window TTGATTAGTGGTAATTATTTTTAAATAAACATCAGAAAACTTAAAAAAAGAGACATTATTTATGAATTGAATTTTAAATAAAAAATTACCATTATCAGTTTGTGAAAAGTTCAATAATTTCGCTAATATTTCTTGCTTATCAATTTTTAAAGTAAGAATATCATTGATTTTAAATCGTGTAGATAAATTAAAATGTGTCTCAAAAATAAGTTGTTTATTATCAATTATTTTTAATTTTTGATACTGATAATTTAGATTATGAAAAAGTAATACAAATAAAATTAGTGAAATTAAAATAACTAAAGCAATAATTACAATTATAATTTCGTATTTTAAAAATTTAAACTTCATTTAAATTAATAATATTTTCATTAAAAATATATTTTTTTGAATGTGATACTTCAATGGTATAAACATTTTTTAAATGTTTTTGAAGAATCTCTTTTAATTTATCAAATACTTTTTCATCAAGATGTTCAAAAACTTCGTCAAATAAAATTATTGAATAACTATTTGCAAATATATTAAAAATATTTACAATTGCTTGTTGTCCATTACTTAAATTACTTGCATTATTTTCTAGTTGAGTATCTAATTTAATGTTTGCATAATCTAAAATGTTTTGTAAATTATAAGATTTAAAATTAATGTAAAACTGATTTTCTAAACTGATATTTTTTAGTGTAATTTGTTCAAAAACTGTTTTAGCAGCAAATAAAATATTTTTATTTAAGTATAAAACTTTTTCATATATTTCATTATTATTAAAATCTTTTATTTCTACATCATTAATTTTTATTGAACCTTGATAATCAAAATGTTTTGCTATTATTCTCAAAAAAGTTGTTTTACCTGAACCATTTTTTGATTCCAAAACAGAATGTTTGTTGAGATTAAGATGATTTATTTTTAAAATTTTTACACTAGGTACATATCCAAATTCTAAATTTTGAATTTTTATACTATTACATTGAATAAATTGTCTAAAAGGTTGAAAATTATTTTGAGTTTCGATATTTAAAATAAAGTTAATTTTGTTTAGATTTATTTTATAAGTTGTATATTCTGAAATAATTGATGAGATATTTAAAACGGGATTTAATAAGAAGTTATAAAATGTACTAAAAATAATTATTGTACCTAAATTGAGTTGGTCTTTATAAATAATTTTAATACCTACAAACATAATTATAACTGGTGTAATTTGCATAATAAAGTTAATTATTTTATCTTTTGATAATTTATTTTGATAATAAGAATAAGATTTTAATAAATAATTTTTATTAGTTTCAATAAAAGAAGTGTAATTATATGAATTAGTATATATATTTTTATTTTGATATGAATTTAAAACAAAATTTAAGAAATTATTTATATTTTGTTCTGATAATTTAATAAGATTTTCATATTTTGGTTTATTAAAAAAATTAAATAAAAGCGAAATTAGTAATACAATCAATAATGATAAAAAAGTGATAATCGTTAAATAAATATTAAAAGACCATAAGAAAATTATGGAAATTATAAAACCAAAACTTTGACTAAAAATAATTAACAAAAAATGAGATTGATATTGAGCAATCATATTGACTAAGAAAAAGCGATTAAAAATATCTGATTTATCTAATTTATTTAAAGAAATTAAGTTTGCATTTATTAGTTTATCTGCAAGAAGTTTATTAATATTATTTACTAAATTAATTTGAATTTTATTTTCAATCATGGAGAGTGAAAAATTAATAGATATTCTGGAAATAATTACTCAGAAACTTAAAATAAAAATAATGGTGATTCAATTATCATTTTTTAAATATGCAATATTTTCAATAATTTGTTTAGTAAGATAAGAACTAAATATATTTAAAATAAATACTATAACGGATAGTATTATAGAAAATAAAATTAGTTTTAAATTATTAAATACTGATAACATACTATTTTTAGAAAAATTATAAGAAATAGTTCTATTTCCTTTTTCAATACTTAAAATAACATTTAAATATTTAGTTTGTAATTCTTCTTCAGTTATTCAATATTTACCTTTGGAAGGATCTAGAATTTCATATTTTTTATTTACTTTGTTTACAACAATTATGTAATGTAATAAATTATTATTGTTAATTAAAACAATTAATGGTTTGGTAATTTCTAATTTAATAAAACTTAAAAAATCTCCTTCTAATATTTTCATATTTAAATTATTTTTGTATGCTAATTGTTGCATTTCAATTAAATTTAATCCGTTTTGCGAATAATTGGCTTGTAATTTTAAATCATTAATATTTAATCATTTTTTAAAATAATATTTATAAAATGCTTGAATACAAACAATACCACAATCTTTTATATCTTCTTGTCTTTTTATTTTCATCAATATTTAAAGTAAAAAAAAGCTAACACTAAAAAATAATGTTAACTTTTTATATTATTAGTTGTATTGTTTTTCTTGTAATTCAAATAATGCTTCTAGGTTAAATGCAAATGATTCTTGACCTCTTATTTTAAATAAAACGTTAGGATCAACTAAACCATTTCTTTTTTCATAGTTGCTAATTGGTAATGGTATTCAAGTAATAAATCCATCAGGTGTTTTTTCTTTTGTTGTTTTATTTGTTGATGTATCAATTTTACTTGTTTCAATTGCTTCTCCTGTAATTGGGTTTACTTGATATGCTTGATTAGGATTTCCTTTACCTCTAAAAATACTTTGAACTCCGTCAACACGAATGTTGAATGGACTTTTTGTAGTATTATCTGCTTTTGTTGCATCATATTGATTAACACGAGATTCTCTAGTTTTTTGCATTTCAAAGAAATTATTTTCATTATAATGTTTTGATTGATTATTATATACTGTAATATGTACGTGAGGCATTCATCCACCATTTGTATCAGGACTACCTAAAAACGCAATGGTATCTCCTTTTTTAACTGCTTTTGGATGTGCTGGATCAAGATTTTCAGCAATAACAACGTTTCTTTTGTTAACTGTAACATCTTTTGGTGTATAACCTAATTCTTGACTAATTGTTCTTTGACCATCAAGGTGAATAAATCCAATGTACATTCAATCGTCGCCTACATTATCATCTTTAATTTGGAAGTATTTTTCATATTCTGCTGGTGTTAAATTTAAAGCTGATTTTTTAACACGCATCATTAATGAAGTTCCAACACCTTCAGCACTATTTTTTTCTGCTTCGCTATAATTTATATAAAATATTCCTATTACTTCTCCATCATATGGAGCTACAACAGGAGTAAATGCTGCTGTTAAATAATCTTCTCCTAAGTGTAAAGAATCTGGAACATCATTTTTATCAGTATAAATAGCTCTGGTTGTATCATATCCTCCAGATAATAAGTTTGTTGAGAAAATGTTGTAAACAGATTCATTTACTTTAGAAACATCTGCTGTTGTTAATGTATCAATTAAGAAGTTATATGCATTAACATTTCTTTGCACGAATTCTTCATTAAATGGATTTGAATAATTTCCTACTCCAACTTTTTTATCAAAATCATAAGTTTTATCATTGATTTTAGCTTGTAATTTTAATACTCCATTTCTGAAATTTGTTGGTGTATATGAAACAACTCTATAAGTTGCATCTTTAATATTTGAATAAAGCATAAAATCATCAGCTTTTAATTTAGTAAAGTCTACATTATAAATATTACTATCTTTAATTGAGTAAAAAATATTATTACTTAATTTTTGA is drawn from Mycoplasma miroungirhinis and contains these coding sequences:
- a CDS encoding Mbov_0121 family peptidase domain-containing ABC transporter, coding for MKIKRQEDIKDCGIVCIQAFYKYYFKKWLNINDLKLQANYSQNGLNLIEMQQLAYKNNLNMKILEGDFLSFIKLEITKPLIVLINNNNLLHYIIVVNKVNKKYEILDPSKGKYWITEEELQTKYLNVILSIEKGNRTISYNFSKNSMLSVFNNLKLILFSIILSVIVFILNIFSSYLTKQIIENIAYLKNDNWITIIFILSFWVIISRISINFSLSMIENKIQINLVNNINKLLADKLINANLISLNKLDKSDIFNRFFLVNMIAQYQSHFLLIIFSQSFGFIISIIFLWSFNIYLTIITFLSLLIVLLISLLFNFFNKPKYENLIKLSEQNINNFLNFVLNSYQNKNIYTNSYNYTSFIETNKNYLLKSYSYYQNKLSKDKIINFIMQITPVIIMFVGIKIIYKDQLNLGTIIIFSTFYNFLLNPVLNISSIISEYTTYKINLNKINFILNIETQNNFQPFRQFIQCNSIKIQNLEFGYVPSVKILKINHLNLNKHSVLESKNGSGKTTFLRIIAKHFDYQGSIKINDVEIKDFNNNEIYEKVLYLNKNILFAAKTVFEQITLKNISLENQFYINFKSYNLQNILDYANIKLDTQLENNASNLSNGQQAIVNIFNIFANSYSIILFDEVFEHLDEKVFDKLKEILQKHLKNVYTIEVSHSKKYIFNENIINLNEV